A part of Heliangelus exortis chromosome 3, bHelExo1.hap1, whole genome shotgun sequence genomic DNA contains:
- the TTLL2 gene encoding probable tubulin polyglutamylase TTLL2 isoform X1, producing MLHLKSFCLCDATLATKMEMMADDCETRNILRPLVFRLHENAPAIVREVLLERGWTEFDKKEQDEADWNLYWRNSPFQLADHHSVKPWQRLNHYPEAVRITRKDYLARHLKRMKGAYGSSLYEFSPVAFIMPNDYVKFLAEYSKERQSVGRRPGFWICKPVDLSRGRGILIFRDIKDLKYDCSVIVQKYISNPLLISGYKLDLRLYVCVTSFCPLTIYTHEEGLVRFATEKFDLDSLDNVYAHLTNTSINRYGLSYRKYKEGIGCGCKWTFSKFRSYLRIFGVDDRLLWQKIHHIVILTLLAVTPLPAAPNCFELFGFDILIDDKFKPWLLEVNYNPALRLDCSTDDTVKRKLLHDVVELLNYKQSDAYRRNQAAGIKAGGRRESWSRAAKGVTREAPGLLACQKVVKCVSAPSLHPAPQPSRGSGCKGAAGTKKSSSPHPKKTLTSELRERMNTPRTASQARPEAKKKQLPVAPHKSAQLRLPTPDFSSYKLTPHPYFLSDKDQRPIPRVGGFVLIFPFNEAALQASRDGTDVKSIIKEINKSLSRQLPSKKQKTKKRVGSATSWRKLSSTVTEHTGRQMQRQHKLTRENPICWTQRTFS from the exons ATGTTGCACTTGAAGAGCTTCTGCTTGTGTGATGCAACTTTAG ctacTAAGATGGAAATGATGGCAGATGACTGTGAAACAAGGAACATCTTGAGGCCTCTGGTGTTCCGTCTCCATGAAAATGCCCCCGCGATTGTCCGTGAGGTTTTACTGGAACGGGGCTGGACTGAGTTTGATAAAAAGGAGCAAGATGAGGCAGACTGGAACCTGTACTGGAGGAACTCACCCTTCCAGCTGGCAGACCACCACAGTGTGAAACCATGGCAGAGACTCAACCATTACCCAGAAGCTGTCCGGATCACCAGGAAGGACTATTTGGCAAGGCATCTGAAACGAATGAAAGGAGCATATGGATCATCTCTCTATGAATTCAGCCCCGTGGCATTCATCATGCCCAACGACTATGTCAAATTCCTAGCAGAATACAGCAAGGAGAGGCAGTCAGTAGGCAGAAGACCTGGCTTCTGGATTTGCAAGCCTGTGGATCTCTCCCGTGGGAGGGGCATCCTCATTTTCCGCGACATTAAAGACTTAAAATACGACTGCTCGGTCATCGTGCAGAAGTACATCAGCAACCCCTTGCTCATTTCAGGCTACAAGCTGGACCTACGCCTCTACGTCTGCGTCACCAGCTTCTGCCCCCTCACCATTTACACCCACGAGGAAGGACTGGTGAGGTTTGCCACCGAGAAGTTTGACCTGGATTCCCTGGACAACGTCTACGCCCACCTCACCAACACCAGCATCAACAGGTACGGCCTTTCCTATAGAAAGTACAAAGAAGGGATTGGCTGTGGCTGCAAGTGGACCTTCAGCAAATTCCGTTCCTACCTCCGGATTTTTGGGGTGGATGACAGGCTCCTCTGGCAGAAGATCCATCACATAGTGATCCTCACCCTGCTGGCTGTCACCCCCTTGCCCGCGGCTCCCAACTGCTTCGAGCTCTTCGGCTTCGACATCCTCATCGATGACAAGTTCAAGCCCTGGCTTTTGGAAGTCAACTACAACCCGGCCTTGCGTTTGGACTGTTCCACTGATGACACTGTCAAAAGGAAACTGCTCCACGATGTTGTTGAGCTGCTGAACTACAAGCAGAGTGATGCTTACAGGAGGAACCAAGCGGCCGGGATAAAGGCTGGCGGGAGGCgggagagctggagcagagctgctaaGGGGGTCACCAGGGAGGCTCCAGGCTTGCTGGCTTGCCAAAAAGTGGTTAAATGTGTTTCTGCTCCTTCTTTACACCCTGCCCCTCAGCCTTCAAGGGGGTCAGGGTGTAAGGGGGCTGCTGGGaccaagaaaagcagcagcccccaCCCAAAAAAGACCCTGACTTCCGAGCTGAGGGAGAGGATGAACACGCCAAGAACAGCCTCCCAGGCAAGGCCTGAAGCCAAAAAGAAACAGCTCCCTGTAGCTCCACACAAGTCTGCCCAGCTCAGGTTGCCTACACCTGACTTCAGCAGCTACAAGTTAACTCCACACCCCTATTTCCTTTCTGATAAAGACCAGAGGCCGATCCCCCGAGTAGGAGGTTTTGtccttattttccctttcaatGAAGCTGCACTCcaagcttccagggatggaacaGATGTAAAGAGCATcataaaggaaataaacaaaTCATTGAGCAGACAGTTACCAtcaaaaaagcagaagacaaagaaaagagtGGGCTCTGCAACTTCGTG GAGGAAACTGAGCAGTACAGTGACAGAACACACTGGAAGGCAAATGCAAAGACAACATAAATTGACAAGAGAAAACCCAATCTGCTGGACTCAGAGGACATTTTCATAA
- the TTLL2 gene encoding probable tubulin polyglutamylase TTLL2 isoform X2, with protein sequence MEMMADDCETRNILRPLVFRLHENAPAIVREVLLERGWTEFDKKEQDEADWNLYWRNSPFQLADHHSVKPWQRLNHYPEAVRITRKDYLARHLKRMKGAYGSSLYEFSPVAFIMPNDYVKFLAEYSKERQSVGRRPGFWICKPVDLSRGRGILIFRDIKDLKYDCSVIVQKYISNPLLISGYKLDLRLYVCVTSFCPLTIYTHEEGLVRFATEKFDLDSLDNVYAHLTNTSINRYGLSYRKYKEGIGCGCKWTFSKFRSYLRIFGVDDRLLWQKIHHIVILTLLAVTPLPAAPNCFELFGFDILIDDKFKPWLLEVNYNPALRLDCSTDDTVKRKLLHDVVELLNYKQSDAYRRNQAAGIKAGGRRESWSRAAKGVTREAPGLLACQKVVKCVSAPSLHPAPQPSRGSGCKGAAGTKKSSSPHPKKTLTSELRERMNTPRTASQARPEAKKKQLPVAPHKSAQLRLPTPDFSSYKLTPHPYFLSDKDQRPIPRVGGFVLIFPFNEAALQASRDGTDVKSIIKEINKSLSRQLPSKKQKTKKRVGSATSWRKLSSTVTEHTGRQMQRQHKLTRENPICWTQRTFS encoded by the exons ATGGAAATGATGGCAGATGACTGTGAAACAAGGAACATCTTGAGGCCTCTGGTGTTCCGTCTCCATGAAAATGCCCCCGCGATTGTCCGTGAGGTTTTACTGGAACGGGGCTGGACTGAGTTTGATAAAAAGGAGCAAGATGAGGCAGACTGGAACCTGTACTGGAGGAACTCACCCTTCCAGCTGGCAGACCACCACAGTGTGAAACCATGGCAGAGACTCAACCATTACCCAGAAGCTGTCCGGATCACCAGGAAGGACTATTTGGCAAGGCATCTGAAACGAATGAAAGGAGCATATGGATCATCTCTCTATGAATTCAGCCCCGTGGCATTCATCATGCCCAACGACTATGTCAAATTCCTAGCAGAATACAGCAAGGAGAGGCAGTCAGTAGGCAGAAGACCTGGCTTCTGGATTTGCAAGCCTGTGGATCTCTCCCGTGGGAGGGGCATCCTCATTTTCCGCGACATTAAAGACTTAAAATACGACTGCTCGGTCATCGTGCAGAAGTACATCAGCAACCCCTTGCTCATTTCAGGCTACAAGCTGGACCTACGCCTCTACGTCTGCGTCACCAGCTTCTGCCCCCTCACCATTTACACCCACGAGGAAGGACTGGTGAGGTTTGCCACCGAGAAGTTTGACCTGGATTCCCTGGACAACGTCTACGCCCACCTCACCAACACCAGCATCAACAGGTACGGCCTTTCCTATAGAAAGTACAAAGAAGGGATTGGCTGTGGCTGCAAGTGGACCTTCAGCAAATTCCGTTCCTACCTCCGGATTTTTGGGGTGGATGACAGGCTCCTCTGGCAGAAGATCCATCACATAGTGATCCTCACCCTGCTGGCTGTCACCCCCTTGCCCGCGGCTCCCAACTGCTTCGAGCTCTTCGGCTTCGACATCCTCATCGATGACAAGTTCAAGCCCTGGCTTTTGGAAGTCAACTACAACCCGGCCTTGCGTTTGGACTGTTCCACTGATGACACTGTCAAAAGGAAACTGCTCCACGATGTTGTTGAGCTGCTGAACTACAAGCAGAGTGATGCTTACAGGAGGAACCAAGCGGCCGGGATAAAGGCTGGCGGGAGGCgggagagctggagcagagctgctaaGGGGGTCACCAGGGAGGCTCCAGGCTTGCTGGCTTGCCAAAAAGTGGTTAAATGTGTTTCTGCTCCTTCTTTACACCCTGCCCCTCAGCCTTCAAGGGGGTCAGGGTGTAAGGGGGCTGCTGGGaccaagaaaagcagcagcccccaCCCAAAAAAGACCCTGACTTCCGAGCTGAGGGAGAGGATGAACACGCCAAGAACAGCCTCCCAGGCAAGGCCTGAAGCCAAAAAGAAACAGCTCCCTGTAGCTCCACACAAGTCTGCCCAGCTCAGGTTGCCTACACCTGACTTCAGCAGCTACAAGTTAACTCCACACCCCTATTTCCTTTCTGATAAAGACCAGAGGCCGATCCCCCGAGTAGGAGGTTTTGtccttattttccctttcaatGAAGCTGCACTCcaagcttccagggatggaacaGATGTAAAGAGCATcataaaggaaataaacaaaTCATTGAGCAGACAGTTACCAtcaaaaaagcagaagacaaagaaaagagtGGGCTCTGCAACTTCGTG GAGGAAACTGAGCAGTACAGTGACAGAACACACTGGAAGGCAAATGCAAAGACAACATAAATTGACAAGAGAAAACCCAATCTGCTGGACTCAGAGGACATTTTCATAA
- the TTLL2 gene encoding probable tubulin polyglutamylase TTLL2 isoform X4 has protein sequence MLHLKSFCLCDATLATKMEMMADDCETRNILRPLVFRLHENAPAIVREVLLERGWTEFDKKEQDEADWNLYWRNSPFQLADHHSVKPWQRLNHYPEAVRITRKDYLARHLKRMKGAYGSSLYEFSPVAFIMPNDYVKFLAEYSKERQSVGRRPGFWICKPVDLSRGRGILIFRDIKDLKYDCSVIVQKYISNPLLISGYKLDLRLYVCVTSFCPLTIYTHEEGLVRFATEKFDLDSLDNVYAHLTNTSINRYGLSYRKYKEGIGCGCKWTFSKFRSYLRIFGVDDRLLWQKIHHIVILTLLAVTPLPAAPNCFELFGFDILIDDKFKPWLLEVNYNPALRLDCSTDDTVKRKLLHDVVELLNYKQSDAYRRNQAAGIKAGGRRESWSRAAKGVTREAPGLLACQKVVKCVSAPSLHPAPQPSRGSGCKGAAGTKKSSSPHPKKTLTSELRERMNTPRTASQARPEAKKKQLPVAPHKSAQLRLPTPDFSSYKLTPHPYFLSDKDQRPIPRVGGFVLIFPFNEAALQASRDGTDVKSIIKEINKSLSRQLPSKKQKTKKRVGSATS, from the exons ATGTTGCACTTGAAGAGCTTCTGCTTGTGTGATGCAACTTTAG ctacTAAGATGGAAATGATGGCAGATGACTGTGAAACAAGGAACATCTTGAGGCCTCTGGTGTTCCGTCTCCATGAAAATGCCCCCGCGATTGTCCGTGAGGTTTTACTGGAACGGGGCTGGACTGAGTTTGATAAAAAGGAGCAAGATGAGGCAGACTGGAACCTGTACTGGAGGAACTCACCCTTCCAGCTGGCAGACCACCACAGTGTGAAACCATGGCAGAGACTCAACCATTACCCAGAAGCTGTCCGGATCACCAGGAAGGACTATTTGGCAAGGCATCTGAAACGAATGAAAGGAGCATATGGATCATCTCTCTATGAATTCAGCCCCGTGGCATTCATCATGCCCAACGACTATGTCAAATTCCTAGCAGAATACAGCAAGGAGAGGCAGTCAGTAGGCAGAAGACCTGGCTTCTGGATTTGCAAGCCTGTGGATCTCTCCCGTGGGAGGGGCATCCTCATTTTCCGCGACATTAAAGACTTAAAATACGACTGCTCGGTCATCGTGCAGAAGTACATCAGCAACCCCTTGCTCATTTCAGGCTACAAGCTGGACCTACGCCTCTACGTCTGCGTCACCAGCTTCTGCCCCCTCACCATTTACACCCACGAGGAAGGACTGGTGAGGTTTGCCACCGAGAAGTTTGACCTGGATTCCCTGGACAACGTCTACGCCCACCTCACCAACACCAGCATCAACAGGTACGGCCTTTCCTATAGAAAGTACAAAGAAGGGATTGGCTGTGGCTGCAAGTGGACCTTCAGCAAATTCCGTTCCTACCTCCGGATTTTTGGGGTGGATGACAGGCTCCTCTGGCAGAAGATCCATCACATAGTGATCCTCACCCTGCTGGCTGTCACCCCCTTGCCCGCGGCTCCCAACTGCTTCGAGCTCTTCGGCTTCGACATCCTCATCGATGACAAGTTCAAGCCCTGGCTTTTGGAAGTCAACTACAACCCGGCCTTGCGTTTGGACTGTTCCACTGATGACACTGTCAAAAGGAAACTGCTCCACGATGTTGTTGAGCTGCTGAACTACAAGCAGAGTGATGCTTACAGGAGGAACCAAGCGGCCGGGATAAAGGCTGGCGGGAGGCgggagagctggagcagagctgctaaGGGGGTCACCAGGGAGGCTCCAGGCTTGCTGGCTTGCCAAAAAGTGGTTAAATGTGTTTCTGCTCCTTCTTTACACCCTGCCCCTCAGCCTTCAAGGGGGTCAGGGTGTAAGGGGGCTGCTGGGaccaagaaaagcagcagcccccaCCCAAAAAAGACCCTGACTTCCGAGCTGAGGGAGAGGATGAACACGCCAAGAACAGCCTCCCAGGCAAGGCCTGAAGCCAAAAAGAAACAGCTCCCTGTAGCTCCACACAAGTCTGCCCAGCTCAGGTTGCCTACACCTGACTTCAGCAGCTACAAGTTAACTCCACACCCCTATTTCCTTTCTGATAAAGACCAGAGGCCGATCCCCCGAGTAGGAGGTTTTGtccttattttccctttcaatGAAGCTGCACTCcaagcttccagggatggaacaGATGTAAAGAGCATcataaaggaaataaacaaaTCATTGAGCAGACAGTTACCAtcaaaaaagcagaagacaaagaaaagagtGGGCTCTGCAACTTCGTG A
- the TTLL2 gene encoding probable tubulin polyglutamylase TTLL2 isoform X3 — translation MLHLKSFCLCDATLATKMEMMADDCETRNILRPLVFRLHENAPAIVREVLLERGWTEFDKKEQDEADWNLYWRNSPFQLADHHSVKPWQRLNHYPEAVRITRKDYLARHLKRMKGAYGSSLYEFSPVAFIMPNDYVKFLAEYSKERQSVGRRPGFWICKPVDLSRGRGILIFRDIKDLKYDCSVIVQKYISNPLLISGYKLDLRLYVCVTSFCPLTIYTHEEGLVRFATEKFDLDSLDNVYAHLTNTSINRYGLSYRKYKEGIGCGCKWTFSKFRSYLRIFGVDDRLLWQKIHHIVILTLLAVTPLPAAPNCFELFGFDILIDDKFKPWLLEVNYNPALRLDCSTDDTVKRKLLHDVVELLNYKQSDAYRRNQAAGIKAGGRRESWSRAAKGVTREAPGLLACQKVVKCVSAPSLHPAPQPSRGSGCKGAAGTKKSSSPHPKKTLTSELRERMNTPRTASQARPEAKKKQLPVAPHKSAQLRLPTPDFSSYKLTPHPYFLSDKDQRPIPRVGGFVLIFPFNEAALQASRDGTDVKSIIKEINKSLSRQLPSKKQKTKKRVGSATSW, via the exons ATGTTGCACTTGAAGAGCTTCTGCTTGTGTGATGCAACTTTAG ctacTAAGATGGAAATGATGGCAGATGACTGTGAAACAAGGAACATCTTGAGGCCTCTGGTGTTCCGTCTCCATGAAAATGCCCCCGCGATTGTCCGTGAGGTTTTACTGGAACGGGGCTGGACTGAGTTTGATAAAAAGGAGCAAGATGAGGCAGACTGGAACCTGTACTGGAGGAACTCACCCTTCCAGCTGGCAGACCACCACAGTGTGAAACCATGGCAGAGACTCAACCATTACCCAGAAGCTGTCCGGATCACCAGGAAGGACTATTTGGCAAGGCATCTGAAACGAATGAAAGGAGCATATGGATCATCTCTCTATGAATTCAGCCCCGTGGCATTCATCATGCCCAACGACTATGTCAAATTCCTAGCAGAATACAGCAAGGAGAGGCAGTCAGTAGGCAGAAGACCTGGCTTCTGGATTTGCAAGCCTGTGGATCTCTCCCGTGGGAGGGGCATCCTCATTTTCCGCGACATTAAAGACTTAAAATACGACTGCTCGGTCATCGTGCAGAAGTACATCAGCAACCCCTTGCTCATTTCAGGCTACAAGCTGGACCTACGCCTCTACGTCTGCGTCACCAGCTTCTGCCCCCTCACCATTTACACCCACGAGGAAGGACTGGTGAGGTTTGCCACCGAGAAGTTTGACCTGGATTCCCTGGACAACGTCTACGCCCACCTCACCAACACCAGCATCAACAGGTACGGCCTTTCCTATAGAAAGTACAAAGAAGGGATTGGCTGTGGCTGCAAGTGGACCTTCAGCAAATTCCGTTCCTACCTCCGGATTTTTGGGGTGGATGACAGGCTCCTCTGGCAGAAGATCCATCACATAGTGATCCTCACCCTGCTGGCTGTCACCCCCTTGCCCGCGGCTCCCAACTGCTTCGAGCTCTTCGGCTTCGACATCCTCATCGATGACAAGTTCAAGCCCTGGCTTTTGGAAGTCAACTACAACCCGGCCTTGCGTTTGGACTGTTCCACTGATGACACTGTCAAAAGGAAACTGCTCCACGATGTTGTTGAGCTGCTGAACTACAAGCAGAGTGATGCTTACAGGAGGAACCAAGCGGCCGGGATAAAGGCTGGCGGGAGGCgggagagctggagcagagctgctaaGGGGGTCACCAGGGAGGCTCCAGGCTTGCTGGCTTGCCAAAAAGTGGTTAAATGTGTTTCTGCTCCTTCTTTACACCCTGCCCCTCAGCCTTCAAGGGGGTCAGGGTGTAAGGGGGCTGCTGGGaccaagaaaagcagcagcccccaCCCAAAAAAGACCCTGACTTCCGAGCTGAGGGAGAGGATGAACACGCCAAGAACAGCCTCCCAGGCAAGGCCTGAAGCCAAAAAGAAACAGCTCCCTGTAGCTCCACACAAGTCTGCCCAGCTCAGGTTGCCTACACCTGACTTCAGCAGCTACAAGTTAACTCCACACCCCTATTTCCTTTCTGATAAAGACCAGAGGCCGATCCCCCGAGTAGGAGGTTTTGtccttattttccctttcaatGAAGCTGCACTCcaagcttccagggatggaacaGATGTAAAGAGCATcataaaggaaataaacaaaTCATTGAGCAGACAGTTACCAtcaaaaaagcagaagacaaagaaaagagtGGGCTCTGCAACTTCGTGGTAG
- the TTLL2 gene encoding probable tubulin polyglutamylase TTLL2 isoform X5 → MEMMADDCETRNILRPLVFRLHENAPAIVREVLLERGWTEFDKKEQDEADWNLYWRNSPFQLADHHSVKPWQRLNHYPEAVRITRKDYLARHLKRMKGAYGSSLYEFSPVAFIMPNDYVKFLAEYSKERQSVGRRPGFWICKPVDLSRGRGILIFRDIKDLKYDCSVIVQKYISNPLLISGYKLDLRLYVCVTSFCPLTIYTHEEGLVRFATEKFDLDSLDNVYAHLTNTSINRYGLSYRKYKEGIGCGCKWTFSKFRSYLRIFGVDDRLLWQKIHHIVILTLLAVTPLPAAPNCFELFGFDILIDDKFKPWLLEVNYNPALRLDCSTDDTVKRKLLHDVVELLNYKQSDAYRRNQAAGIKAGGRRESWSRAAKGVTREAPGLLACQKVVKCVSAPSLHPAPQPSRGSGCKGAAGTKKSSSPHPKKTLTSELRERMNTPRTASQARPEAKKKQLPVAPHKSAQLRLPTPDFSSYKLTPHPYFLSDKDQRPIPRVGGFVLIFPFNEAALQASRDGTDVKSIIKEINKSLSRQLPSKKQKTKKRVGSATSW, encoded by the coding sequence ATGGAAATGATGGCAGATGACTGTGAAACAAGGAACATCTTGAGGCCTCTGGTGTTCCGTCTCCATGAAAATGCCCCCGCGATTGTCCGTGAGGTTTTACTGGAACGGGGCTGGACTGAGTTTGATAAAAAGGAGCAAGATGAGGCAGACTGGAACCTGTACTGGAGGAACTCACCCTTCCAGCTGGCAGACCACCACAGTGTGAAACCATGGCAGAGACTCAACCATTACCCAGAAGCTGTCCGGATCACCAGGAAGGACTATTTGGCAAGGCATCTGAAACGAATGAAAGGAGCATATGGATCATCTCTCTATGAATTCAGCCCCGTGGCATTCATCATGCCCAACGACTATGTCAAATTCCTAGCAGAATACAGCAAGGAGAGGCAGTCAGTAGGCAGAAGACCTGGCTTCTGGATTTGCAAGCCTGTGGATCTCTCCCGTGGGAGGGGCATCCTCATTTTCCGCGACATTAAAGACTTAAAATACGACTGCTCGGTCATCGTGCAGAAGTACATCAGCAACCCCTTGCTCATTTCAGGCTACAAGCTGGACCTACGCCTCTACGTCTGCGTCACCAGCTTCTGCCCCCTCACCATTTACACCCACGAGGAAGGACTGGTGAGGTTTGCCACCGAGAAGTTTGACCTGGATTCCCTGGACAACGTCTACGCCCACCTCACCAACACCAGCATCAACAGGTACGGCCTTTCCTATAGAAAGTACAAAGAAGGGATTGGCTGTGGCTGCAAGTGGACCTTCAGCAAATTCCGTTCCTACCTCCGGATTTTTGGGGTGGATGACAGGCTCCTCTGGCAGAAGATCCATCACATAGTGATCCTCACCCTGCTGGCTGTCACCCCCTTGCCCGCGGCTCCCAACTGCTTCGAGCTCTTCGGCTTCGACATCCTCATCGATGACAAGTTCAAGCCCTGGCTTTTGGAAGTCAACTACAACCCGGCCTTGCGTTTGGACTGTTCCACTGATGACACTGTCAAAAGGAAACTGCTCCACGATGTTGTTGAGCTGCTGAACTACAAGCAGAGTGATGCTTACAGGAGGAACCAAGCGGCCGGGATAAAGGCTGGCGGGAGGCgggagagctggagcagagctgctaaGGGGGTCACCAGGGAGGCTCCAGGCTTGCTGGCTTGCCAAAAAGTGGTTAAATGTGTTTCTGCTCCTTCTTTACACCCTGCCCCTCAGCCTTCAAGGGGGTCAGGGTGTAAGGGGGCTGCTGGGaccaagaaaagcagcagcccccaCCCAAAAAAGACCCTGACTTCCGAGCTGAGGGAGAGGATGAACACGCCAAGAACAGCCTCCCAGGCAAGGCCTGAAGCCAAAAAGAAACAGCTCCCTGTAGCTCCACACAAGTCTGCCCAGCTCAGGTTGCCTACACCTGACTTCAGCAGCTACAAGTTAACTCCACACCCCTATTTCCTTTCTGATAAAGACCAGAGGCCGATCCCCCGAGTAGGAGGTTTTGtccttattttccctttcaatGAAGCTGCACTCcaagcttccagggatggaacaGATGTAAAGAGCATcataaaggaaataaacaaaTCATTGAGCAGACAGTTACCAtcaaaaaagcagaagacaaagaaaagagtGGGCTCTGCAACTTCGTGGTAG